Proteins encoded in a region of the Vicia villosa cultivar HV-30 ecotype Madison, WI linkage group LG5, Vvil1.0, whole genome shotgun sequence genome:
- the LOC131601952 gene encoding E3 ubiquitin-protein ligase RSL1-like, with translation MDSTEDLHFLLTAQRRELTAAETMESDLDFAFHLQLQEALAASLTDHPSSSMDAILVESPSDDDVFKAPSLQLEELARMEIMMKDREQSERVMREAKFDLSRLIHDQKMAKEILNFSEEDWEEWGDNFEKPFGEGSSSSSGLKSGSNVDDAVVRVYFKGLVSEETVRGEKVLLAGIGVAVCDLTDNLIFEVSKSVVGNGISKIAVELKALIEAFNAVIALDLSRVIYFGDYYPLFQFLSGKWPAKQRKIAMLVNQANLLQRKFEYCSPRLVARNDLKFALKLARDAIVSQSNRPAESSGVKSLNETCVICMEDTDPSQFFSVDDCQHRYCFSCMKQYVEVKLLHGMVPKCPHEGCKNELLIDSCRKFLTAKLVETMQQRKLEASIPPTEKIYCPYPRCSALMSKKEVLDYSQSLMGSELSLPKKCVKCHGLFCFGCKVPWHSGMTCYTYKRLNPNSPAEDVRLKFLASRSLWRQCVKCNHMIELAEGCYHMTCRCSYEFCYKCGAEWKDKKATCSCPLWEEENIWLEDHHDDDEEDSDSEDDFY, from the exons ATGGACTCAACCGAAGACTTACACTTCTTATTAACAGCGCAACGCCGCGAGCTCACGGCGGCGGAAACCATGGAATCCGATCTCGACTTCGCTTTCCATCTCCAGCTACAGGAAGCCCTCGCCGCTTCCCTCACCGATCATCCCTCCTCCTCCATGGACGCTATTCTCGTAGAATCCCCCTCAGACGACGACGTTTTCAAGGCGCCGTCTCTGCAATTGGAAGAGCTCGCGAGAATGGAAATCATGATGAAGGACAGAGAACAGAGCGAGAGAGTAATGCGCGAGGCGAAGTTTGATCTCAGCCGTCTGATTCACGATCAGAAAATGGCGAAGGAGATTCTGAACTTTTCTGAGGAGGATTGGGAGGAATGGGGCGATAATTTCGAGAAACCGTTCGGCGAGGGTAGTTCGAGTTCGTCGGGGTTGAAGAGTGGTAGTAATGTTGATGATGCGGTTGTTAGGGTTTATTTTAAGGGTTTAGTGAGTGAAGAGACTGTGAGAGGTGAGAAGGTTTTGTTGGCTGGGATTGGGGTTGCGGTTTGTGATTTGACTGATAATTTGATATTTGAAGTTTCGAAATCGGTTGTTGGGAATGGGATTAGTAAAATTGCTGTGGAGCTTAAGGCTTTGATTGAAGCTTTCAATGCTGTTATTGCTTTGGATTTGTCGCGTGTTATTTATTTTGGTGATTACTATCCACTTTTCCAATTT TTAAGTGGAAAATGGCCTGCGAAACAGCGGAAGATTGCTATGCTAGTTAATCAGGCGAATCTGCTCCAAAGAAAATTTGAATACTGCAGTCCAAGGCTTGTGGCAAGAAATGATCTGAAGTTTGCATTAAAGCTCGCAAGAGATGCAATTGTTTCTCAGTCCAACAGGCCTGCTGAATCTAGCGGTGTAAAGAGTCTGAATGAAACTTGTGTCATTTGTATGGAGGATACTGATCCTAGTCAATTTTTTTCAGTTGATGACTGTCAACACAGGTATTGCTTTTCTTGCATGAAGCAATATGTGGAGGTGAAGTTGCTTCACGGAATGGTGCCAAAATGCCCTCACGAGGGATGCAAGAATGAACTTCTAATTGACAGTTGCCGGAAATTCTTGACTGCAAAGTTAGTTGAAACCATGCAGCAACGAAAATTGGAAGCTTCAATTCCGCCTACTGAGAAAATCTACTGTCCTTATCCAAGATGCTCTGCATTAATGTCAAAAAAAGAAGTTTTAGATTACTCCCAAAGTCTAATGGGCTCTGAACTATCATTACCCAAGAAATGCGTGAAATGTCATGGTCTTTTCTGTTTCGGCTGCAAGGTCCCTTGGCATAGTGGTATGACATGTTATACTTACAAAAGGTTGAATCCTAATTCTCCAGCAGAAGATGTTAGGTTGAAGTTTCTGGCATCAAGGAGTCTTTGGAGACAGTGTGTGAAGTGTAACCACATGATTGAACTTGCTGAAGGTTGCTACCACATGACTTGCAG ATGTAGTTACGAATTTTGCTATAAATGTGGAGCTGAGTGGAAAGACAAAAAGGCAACATGTTCTTGTCCACTTTGGGAAGAGGAAAATATTTGGTTAGAAGATCATCATGACGATGATGAAGAAGACTCTGATTCTGAAGATGATTTTTATTAG